A genomic region of Zea mays cultivar B73 chromosome 6, Zm-B73-REFERENCE-NAM-5.0, whole genome shotgun sequence contains the following coding sequences:
- the LOC100282457 gene encoding Basic leucine zipper 19 — MDDGDLDFSNPDTYLCPALGTDPPSSCSMDSYFDEILKDTEHLACTHTHTCNPPVHDLSHTHTCVHVHTKIVAASPGDAESPSENNSNGNAASKKRPSGNRAAVRKYREKKKAHTASLEEEVVHLRALNQQLMKKLQSHAALEAEAARLRCLLVDIRGRIEGEIGAFPYQRPPAVKNVDLLSSVDQESLLGSAAAQVANSCDFRCNHQMYCNPGMQGAISGQVLGQGACDVASMQCIGSTKSGSTKLPVCGGLDTLPAVCLPNVEKK; from the coding sequence ATGGACGACGGGGACCTGGATTTCTCCAACCCGGACACGTACCTGTGTCCGGCCCTCGGCACCGACCCGCCCAGCAGCTGCTCCATGGACAGCTACTTCGACGAGATCCTCAAGGACACGGAGCACCTCGCCTGCACGCACACCCACACCTGCAACCCGCCGGTGCACGACCTCTCGCACACCCACACCTGCGTCCACGTCCATACCAAGATCGTCGCGGCCTCGCCGGGCGACGCCGAGTCGCCGTCCGAGAACAACAGCAACGGCAACGCCGCCTCTAAGAAGCGCCCGTCGGGGAACCGCGCCGCCGTCAGGAAGTaccgggagaagaagaaggcccacACCGCATCGCTCGAGGAGGAGGTGGTGCACCTCCGGGCGCTCAACCAGCAGCTCATGAAAAAGCTCCAGAGCCACGCCGCGCTCGAGGCGGAGGCGGCCAGGCTCCGCTGCCTGCTCGTCGACATCAGGGGCAGGATCGAGGGGGAGATTGGTGCGTTCCCGTATCAGAGGCCGCCGGCGGTCAAGAACGTCGACCTCCTGTCTAGTGTTGACCAGGAAAGCCTCCTTGGCAGCGCTGCTGCCCAGGTTGCCAACTCCTGTGATTTTAGATGCAACCATCAGATGTACTGCAACCCTGGGATGCAGGGCGCTATCAGCGGTCAGGTGTTGGGACAAGGTGCCTGTGATGTCGCCAGTATGCAATGCATTGGAAGCACCAAGTCTGGATCCACTAAGCTACCTGTTTGTGGGGGTCTGGATACACTACCTGCTGTCTGCTTACCAAATGTTGAAAAGAAGTGA